A genome region from Acidimicrobiales bacterium includes the following:
- a CDS encoding MarR family transcriptional regulator has protein sequence MDLELISRDGVRGVALLAKVLDNTLHAHGLSPSQYRLLVFLLEKPSAATALAQRLDVTRPSLTGLVDGLVAKGFVVREPDPSDRRRVTHQISTAGRAAVHRADEALQARLDQILANVEPADAAGSTAAALEHWRSAIIATRASEKATR, from the coding sequence GGCGTGCGCGGCGTCGCGCTGTTGGCCAAGGTGCTCGACAACACGCTGCACGCCCACGGGCTCTCCCCCTCGCAGTACCGCCTCCTCGTGTTCCTCCTCGAGAAGCCCTCCGCCGCGACCGCGCTCGCCCAGCGTCTCGACGTCACCCGACCCAGCCTCACCGGCCTCGTCGACGGTCTGGTCGCCAAGGGGTTCGTCGTGCGCGAGCCGGATCCGTCCGACCGTCGCCGGGTCACCCACCAGATCTCGACCGCGGGGCGCGCGGCCGTGCACCGCGCCGACGAGGCGCTGCAAGCTCGCCTCGACCAGATCCTCGCCAACGTCGAACCCGCCGATGCGGCGGGGAGCACCGCGGCCGCGCTCGAGCACTGGCGCAGTGCGATCATCGCCACCAGGGCTTCGGAGAAGGCCACCCGATGA